One window from the genome of Choloepus didactylus isolate mChoDid1 chromosome 2, mChoDid1.pri, whole genome shotgun sequence encodes:
- the FAM20B gene encoding glycosaminoglycan xylosylkinase — translation MKLKQRVVLLAILLVIFIFTKVFLIDNLDTSAANREDQRAFHRMMAGLRVELKPKLDHTLQSPWEIAAQWVVPREVYPEETPELGAIMHAMATKKIIKADVGYKGTQLKALLILEGGQKVVFKPKRYSRDYVVEGEPYAGYDRHNAEVAAFHLDRILGFRRAPLVVGRFINLRTEIKPVATEQLLSTFLTVGNNTCFYGKCYYCRETEPACADGDTMEGSVTLWLPDVWPLQKHRHPWGRTYREGKLARWEYDESYCDAVKKTSPYDSGPRLLDIIDTAVFDYLIGNADRHHYESFQDDEGASMLILLDNAKSFGNPSLDERSILAPLYQCCIIRVSTWNRLNYLKNGVLKSALKSAMAHDPISPVLSGPHLDAVDPRLLSILATVKQCTDQFGVDSVLVEDRMPLSHL, via the exons ATGAAGCTAAAGCAGCGAGTCGTGCTGTTAGCAATTCTTCTTGTCATCTTTATCTTCACCAAAGTTTTCCTGATTGATAATTTAGATACATCAGCTGCCAACCGGGAGGATCAGAGGGCTTTTCACCGAATGATGGCTGGCTTGCGGGTGGAGCTGAAACCCAAGCTGGACCACACCTTGCAGTCTCCCTGGGAGATTGCAGCCCAATGGGTGGTTCCCCGGGAAGTGTACCCTGAAGAGACACCAGAACTGGGGGCAATCATGCATGCCATGGCCACCAAGAAAATCATTAAAGCTGATGTGGGTTATAAAGGGACACAACTGAAAGCCTTACTTATACTTGAAGGAGGTCAAAAAGTTGTCTTCAAACCTAAGCG GTATAGCCGAGATTATGTGGTAGAAGGGGAACCATATGCCGGTTATGATAGACACAATGCAGAGGTAGCAGCCTTTCATTTGGACAG GATTCTGGGCTTCCGTCGAGCCCCCTTGGTGGttggcagatttattaatctgcGGACAGAGATCAAGCCTGTTGCCACGGAGCAGCTGTTGAGCACCTTTCTAACTGTAG GAAACAATACTTGCTTCTATGGGAAGTGTTATTACTGCCGAGAAACAGAGCCAGCTTGTGCCGATGGAGACACGATGGAGGGATCTGTCACACTCTGGCTTCCAGATGTGTGGCCTCTGCAGAAACACCGACATCCATGGGGCAGAACTTACCGAGAGGGCAAATTGGCCAG GTGGGAGTATGACGAGAGCTACTGCGACGCTGTGAAGAAAACGTCTCCTTATGATTCTGGCCCACGCCTCCTGGACATCATTGACACAGCTGTGTTTGATTATCTCATTGGCAATGCTGACCGCCATCACTATGAGAGCTTTCAAGATGATGAAGGCGCTAGTATGCTCATCCTTCTTGATAATGCCAAAAG cTTTGGGAACCCCTCGCTGGATGAGAGAAGCATTCTTGCCCCTCTCTATCAGTGCTGCAT CATTCGGGTTTCTACTTGGAACAGACTAAACTACCTGAAGAATGGTGTGCTGAAGTCTGCCTTAAAATCTGCCATGGCCCATGACCCCATCTCTCCAGTGCTTTCTGGGCCTCACCTGGATGCTGTGGACCCACGGCTGCTGAGCATCCTGGCCACCGTGAAGCAGTGCACTGACCAGTTTGGGGTGGACTCTGTGCTAGTGGAAGACAGGATGCCTCTCTCCCACTTGTAA